One region of Bactrocera neohumeralis isolate Rockhampton chromosome 5, APGP_CSIRO_Bneo_wtdbg2-racon-allhic-juicebox.fasta_v2, whole genome shotgun sequence genomic DNA includes:
- the LOC126759039 gene encoding probable histone-lysine N-methyltransferase CG1716, which produces MNSASSTSDMTPQRKRVGRPPKATQLKQSADTTPPSESAQTSIQSNDTESRGENDSIMEVEGGFVAISPPPPNGPADKVNPRMTSTPSSSNECRRSSRKKIIKFDVRDLLNKHRKPHKIQIEARIDSNAPQTQTTTSLPSFSSGSNTSSSVPGSSSDLSSKQKAFMEKSAIFRRISISEQQNKINAPILPPPLSSIPKIGVLGKNTINLKSNVDAMTTLDPAKIAQARRLSRTQEIFNASLIKSKQNSSLIIAQIESNTSSSSSGFMSPAVVTSQQQKKSTNVSNKRKNLSNSFISPTVVADPKPSLTESGTQKRRGRPPKNKNPVAHSPLPKSNLKSELHITPPGKQADAHKQYSVEYKEKQDFASKEASQNATNWTEYKANLKCAESVETPVGQNPISNERTSVQHEDVILEISSTSSISDHEYQAKTVHPPTDVHESQQRNFASVCIWQDSQSICETTSAPEFIVAAVEEITSESSPADKSISLGAESETCSQKTIDTLTECDQTITIDLDSNKEIEAESDSLSEMAFGMSGTSRKSSGSESEGSSDRSNKSYKKGDKLRVSLKRLTLPPSTITSTISLSSASSSCSDVIAGSDNSNTNNSCGSNGTANTTELCTGTANKNLPTRRSHRFPKKGCDRKVIVEEPKSKAEVSLNENLETEDLKMTAGVEEKTGKLSIERVTSTTVKTDNDFEQSNKESKDSAVTTIENVSVDLVSPQQVEAPPIAIAVVELSSEQITEIPQKPNSIALDAVDNRHERTEHDRNVSEESPSVSCETKKEPITLPLKKQVSKFKMYEAAVHNVAANVATSTLLDILNTVKQNDLTMGTKAFQQLQLPAVKDDTSSEIIAPNEGEENMPITAAEKKLEAGTSDKSVTTIILEESQATDQDSSIETNKQPSKCVHIAKSGDEVESIKTFTWGNNAHDESDQRMDLPAEKCEISETVTDSDFTPLPEEEVVIQTTFAEQSVEGKETSTDEATSSPKTVAEVGRNILKKASREIPANVVNESTINVSNVLDKSAKSEKWDITNKHTTDNVLDENSLEDINSTTDSQSSRDETNGSSATKTPSPTLSENSNEKPSKKPTRRNERRSKRGDKSGHKTLEETFAEIAAASSKAVLKLKAQEVDADTANVYNEEELSKSVDAMEKSADAKEDSSASVELSQTPINLTEPKNLDEDEVPNVQNTIEITTEETTTGVCTKVCSKEDRVVLKAVILPEDVDSNSSHSSPSRRGRKTRNKKVNHKPSPSTSPITAESFSENKQKVCEMNPVNETITANTNTTADGSLEISQQNLHTSVIELNVKDANNGDQIITDTLEKGTAKESGQEKVLESEKCDYSTTTPELSTEVGQVLSTAGDETSSISNNTTPDLSGQNLEENNDQNKSFTSKPRKHKKALASAIQQDEHVDIEVESVETQKECGQIVIIKPEERIEQHKEKIVEPPKELLPNKLEKIDQSGSTPSLKEPSNVDSKINTVTSSDLMAENVDCQLPEQREQSYTPVDKPKKIRKRRSNKQSDEKSNELETKSHSKSEDQETVETKEKSGDTEDTDGKIRKPRKGKSANDATNDLQIDTAVTVPNAVELMEKELAKAPPKKRLLKMQMELEEKSSASHSEIPSTSQTSAEQKTSSAKKSASNSSKTKESTQKKSKKDAQSSDQMKKRESLESQVESSFDEESRSATSTPVAKRFKKQMSSEKTLEDKTSGKRKSKLDPNISSGEKSEIKDRERKGSISKKSEKKQFLAIEDTASKELAKKMEERSAKKKRQKKLKEDFEAALKDALTKTTVPAEPIKESANPTENIVAMLEESKLQDSVAADTVCTTDVEDKKSTVEEDQVTRATETTVDNELEEEPDPLKDIEKFIEDGVNLLKRGYKIDDDSVDEVICPKTHLQKEEYKSDVTENEEKPSTAVLEGMTTPNESISGDITPVDKSFEEVSNTLPQNIYYDTPADTPVATPTTTPPPKSPIHDQAIDEITGVRRSHRIKQITKMPKALVGRGLVREKERFSIKDDVEMKTHYSLDDHLTDLAQVEAKNAKFLKEMEERLSNFHVIKENEYKCERVVSREARKMLCDCFLTAEEEERGELGCGEDCLNRLLMIECGPDCNVKVRCTNKRFQKLLCSPCRVFRTEKKGFGIMADIEILPGEFIMEYVGEVIDGDEFEQRRTAYSLDKNRHYYFMALRSDAIIDATIKGNISRFINHSCDPNAETQKWTVNGELRIGFFSRKSIMPGEEITFDYQYQRYGREAQRCYCESANCRGWIGEEPNSDEGEQIDDDNDADNSADGSDDEDSDDSTADGEDVHKKLDASSKSLISSEDGKIKLDEKSDSAGKDKKKKVGEDAEAKLKKLTGKSADKAARKKKPSKEKKDKRLRKSATGEQSKTSRYLEDPDIEDEVKFLSRGGLRNQSDTLRFSRLVVRAKLPQTRLNLLKILRNADLPCRRLFLDYHGLRLLHGWMSEDGGDMAIRLSLLEALESLPIANKTVLTDSKVYQSVRNWCGNALSICSVPAGNASSPSDESSKESTSSNSHTEIASGQEVPSELQKLAVKLTTAWNSLPEIFRIPKRERIEQMKEHEREADRQFAEASIDSNRSVLSDRYQRDRFGRGPTTSRFSKPCFSKDNRNNNITVVGSMPGGDPRRRTAHDHHDGIKHLSKAQRREMFAAKVARDEAEKRLAEERREFETKCRFFGLDPKKTRSQDVPFCVDPSTGQWYSIARQPIPTPPCYAHVQVQPKSKSTDPDDYKLPVVVATLPRQWKYAITNLGQIYYYHTKQKISQWHPPTLEQLHAAAEEDDSSDSESCEEAKQANESSEDDDVLLGMDEAQLKAFIDKKVENRRHKRYGRLVDSRPISPRKEEDRIYNQIEMRKYKENKEKIRKRKEEIRRKRAEALKAAAIGGVNPNIVADSLNIDATKSKNGEDSNEPDGVIPIQDYLLSSDEEEIMKEECNNSPLLEKIVQGDKIVDELDALTTKRALKRTLPPHREPSAQAGQSNVSGSSSGSGGGSEHKRRKSDKKDKSKKSKDSDSKYRRTKEKFRCEIAGIIVQHLKPYRKESCTLARIQSDEDFNHLARKLTHFVMVKELKYCESVGQTLVVTESVKNKSREFIKKYMAKYGGMYVKPANDPEFKEIPFTI; this is translated from the exons atgaattccgCGTCATCAACGTCAGATATGACGCCACAACGAAAGCGTGTTGGTAGGCCTCCTAAAGCAACACAGCTGAAGCAATCGGCTGACACTACGCCACCATCAGAGAGTGCACAAACGTCTATCCAATCGAACGATACAGAAAGTCGAGGTGAAAATGATAGTATTATGGAAGTTGAGGGCGGTTTCGTGGCTATATCTCCACCGCCGCCCAATGGACCGGCAGATAAGGTTAATCCTCGTATGACTTCAACACCATCAAGTAGCAACGAATGCAGGCGAAGTTCACgtaaaaagataataaaatttgaCGTAAGAGATTTATTAAACAAACATCGAAAGCCACATAAAATCCAAATAGAAGCTCGCATAGATTCAAACGCTCCGCAAACACAAACAACTACATCGTTACCCTCATTTAGCTCTGGTAGTAATACAAGCAGCTCAGTTCCAGGTTCAAGCTCTGATTTGAGTAGTAAACAGAAAGCATTTATGGAGAAATCCGCAATATTTCGTCGCATATCAATATcagaacaacaaaataaaataaatgcgcCAATACTTCCACCTCCCTTATCGTCCATACCTAAAATCGGCGTTTTAGGTAAAAACACAATCAATTTGAAAAGTAATGTGGATGCTATGACTACACTAGACCCAGCAAAAATAGCACAAGCAAGACGGTTAAGTCGTACCCAGGAAATATTTAATGCCAGCCTGATAAAATCAAAGCAGAATTCCAGCCTAATAATAGCGCAAATTGAAAGTAATACTTCTAGTTCCAGCAGTGGGTTCATGTCTCCAGCAGTTGTGACATCACAACAGCAGAAGAAGTCAACAA ACGTATCCAACAAACGTAAAAATctttcaaattcatttatttcgCCGACTGTAGTAGCTGATCCAAAGCCGTCGCTAACAGAATCTGGCACACAAAAGCGCCGAGGTCGTCCgccgaaaaataaaaatcctgTAGCTCACAGCCCTTTGCCAAAATCAAACCTGAAGTCGGAGCTTCATATTACTCCCCCAGGTAAACAAGCAGACGCGCATAAGCAATATTCTGTCGAATATAAAGAAAAGCAAGATTTCGCCAGTAAAGAAGCTTCTCAAAATGCTACAAATTGGACAGAGTACAAAGCAAATTTGAAATGTGCTGAAAGCGTTGAAACACCTGTTGGGCAAAATCCTATATCAAACGAAAGGACTTCTGTACAGCATGAAGACGTCATTTTAGAAATATCATCTACTTCTTCTATATCTGATCATGAATATCAGGCTAAAACAGTGCATCCTCCAACGGATGTACATGAGTCACAACAAAGAAACTTCGCCTCCGTATGCATTTGGCAAGATAGTCAAAGTATTTGTGAAACTACATCCGCACCAGAATTCATTGTGGCCGCTGTTGAAGAGATAACATCGGAAAGTTCACCAGCTGATAAATCTATTTCCTTGGGAGCAGAAAGTGAAACATGTTCACAAAAAACGATTGATACGTTAACGGAATGTGATCAAACTATTACAATTGATTTGGATTCGAATAAAGAAATCGAAGCGGAGTCAGATTCTCTCTCGGAAATGGCATTTGGCATGTCCGGCACAAGTCGCAAATCGAGCGGTTCCGAATCAGAGGGCAGCTCCGATCGCAGTAATAAAAGCTACAAAAAGGGCGATAAGTTGCGTGTATCTTTGAAACGCTTAACGTTGCCACCGAGTACAATCACATCGACTATTTCATTATCTTCGGCATCTAGCAGCTGTAGTGACGTCATTGCTGGGAGCGACAACAGCAATACAAATAACAGTTGCGGAAGTAACGGTACCGCTAACACTACAGAGTTATGTACCGGAACAGCAAATAAAAACTTACCGACAAGGCGATCTCATCGGTTCCCCAAAAAGGGTTGTGACAGAAAAGTTATAGTGGAAGAACCCAAAAGTAAAGCAGAAGTATCATTGAATGAGAATTTAGAAACTGAAGATCTAAAGATGACAGCTGGTGTGGAGGAGAAGACAGGTAAACTGTCAATAGAGAGAGTCACTTCAACTACCGTTAAAACGGATAATGACTTCGAGCAATCGAATAAAGAAAGTAAAGATAGTGCAGTTACAACAATTGAAAACGTTAGTGTTGATTTGGTTAGCCCGCAGCAAGTTGAGGCACCACCCATTGCAATTGCTGTAGTGGAGCTCTCTTCTGAACAAATAACTGAGATACCCCAAAAACCAAACAGCATTGCACTAGATGCTGTAGATAACAGACATGAGCGTACAGAGCATGATAGAAACGTTAGTGAAGAGTCGCCTTCTGTATCGTGCGAAACGAAAAAAGAACCTATCACTTTGCCACTTAAAAAACAGGTGAGCAAGTTTAAAATGTACGAAGCGGCAGTGCACAATGTGGCTGCAAATGTCGCGACTAGTACCTTGCTGGATATCTTAAACACCGTTAAACAGAATGATTTAACAATGGGAACGAAGGCATTCCAGCAATTGCAGTTGCCCGCAGTTAAAGATGACACGTCCTCAGAGATTATAGCGCCCAATGAAGGGGAAGAAAATATGCCAATTACTGCAGCCGAGAAAAAACTAGAAGCTGGCACGTCAGATAAAAGTGTTACGACAATTATTTTGGAAGAATCACAAGCAACTGACCAAGATAGTTCTATAGAGACTAATAAGCAGCCATCAAAATGTGTTCATATAGCTAAGAGTGGAGATGAAGTAGAATCTATAAAAACGTTCACTTGGGGAAACAATGCGCACGATGAGTCCGATCAACGCATGGACTTACCTgctgaaaaatgtgaaatatccGAAACGGTAACGGATAGCGACTTTACACCACTGCCAGAAGAAGAGGTCGTAATTCAAACTACTTTCGCTGAACAGTCTGTTGAAGGGAAGGAAACTTCCACTGATGAAGCTACTAGCTCTCCAAAGACGGTAGCAGAAGTAggtagaaatattttgaaaaaagcttCCCGAGAAATACCTGCCAATGTTGTTAATGAGAGCACAATAAACGTTTCCAATGTTTTGGATAAGTCAGCGAAATCTGAAAAATGGGATATTACCAACAAGCACACGACAGATAATGTGTTGGATGAAAATAGTTTGGAGGACATAAATTCGACAACGGACTCACAATCTTCACGTGACGAAACGAATGGAAGCAGTGCTACGAAAACACCATCTCCAACCCTTTCGGAAAATTCCAATGAAAAGCCGTCAAAGAAACCAACACGCCGAAATGAGAGACGTTCAAAACGTGGAGATAAGTCTGGCCATAAAACTTTAGAAGAGACATTCGCAGAAATAGCAGCTGCGAGTTCAAAGGCGGTTTTGAAATTAAAGGCGCAGGAAGTTGACGCAGATACAGCAAACGTGTATAATGAAGAGGAGCTTTCTAAATCTGTTGATGCAATGGAAAAGTCAGCTGATGCAAAGGAAGATTCTTCTGCGAGCGTTGAGCTAAGCCAAACACCTATTAATTTAACTGAGCCGAAAAATCTAGACGAAGATGAAGTGCCGAATGTACAAAATACTATAGAAATTACGACCGAGGAAACAACAACAGGTGTATGTACGAAGGTTTGTTCCAAAGAGGATCGCGTCGTGTTAAAAGCAGTAATACTACCAGAAGATGTGGATAGTAATTCAAGTCACTCGTCGCCTTCACGACGCGGGCGAAAAACgagaaacaaaaaagtaaatcatAAGCCATCTCCTAGCACTTCTCCTATTACTGCAGAGTCTTTCAGCGAAAATAAACAGAAAGTCTGCGAAATGAATCCGGTTAATGAGACTATTACTGCCAATACGAATACGACCGCCGATGGTAGCTTAGAAATATCACAACAAAATTTGCACACATCAGTTATTGAACTGAACGTAAAAGATGCCAATAATGGTGATCAGATTATCACCGACACATTGGAAAAAGGGACGGCCAAAGAATCaggtcaagaaaaagttttGGAATCAGAAAAATGTGATTATTCCACGACAACGCCGGAACTTTCAACTGAGGTTGGCCAAGTCTTGAGTACTGCTGGCGACGAAACGTCAAGTATATCCAATAATACAACACCTGATTTAAGTGGccaaaatttagaagaaaataatgaccaaaataaatcatttacatcaaaacctcgaaaacataaaaaagcttTGGCTTCGGCTATTCAACAAGACGAGCACGTTGATATTGAAGTGGAGAGTGTTGAGACGCAAAAAGAGTGTGGTCAAATCGTCATAATCAAACCCGAAGAGCGGATTGAACAGCACAAAGAAAAGATTGTAGAACCACCCAAAGAGTTGCTACcaaataaattagaaaagaTAGATCAAAGTGGGTCAACACCATCGTTAAAAGAGCCCTCTAACGTTGACTCTAAAATAAATACGGTTACAAGTAGCGACTTAATGGCAGAGAATGTGGACTGTCAGCTCCCAGAACAGCGCGAGCAGTCATATACACCAGTCGATAAGcctaaaaaaattcgaaagcgAAGAAGTAATAAACAGTCTGATGAGAAATCTAACGAGTTGGAGACTAAAAGCCATAGTAAATCAGAAGATCAGGAAACTGTTGAGACTAAAGAAAAAAGTGGTGATACCGAAGATACTGATGGAAAAATACGAAAGCCCCGAAAAGGAAAGTCAGCAAACGATGCGACAAATGACCTGCAGATCGATACGGCGGTCACAGTTCCAAACGCAGTTGAATTAATGGAAAAAGAATTGGCTAAAGCGCCGCCAAAGAAACGTCTGCTCAAAATGCAGATGGAGTTGGAAGAGAAGAGTTCCGCTTCCCATTCAGAAATTCCAAGCACCAGCCAGACTAGCGCTGAACAAAAAACGTCTTCAGCCAAAAAGTCAGCAAGCAATTCCAGTAAAACCAAAGAATCTACACAGAAAAAATCGAAGAAAGATGCGCAATCGTCCGATCAAATGAAAAAACGAGAAAGTCTCGAAAGTCAAGTCGAATCTTCGTTTGATGAGGAAAGCCGTTCAGCGACATCTACACCAGTGGCTAAACGTTTCAAAAAGCAAATGTCTTCAGAAAAAACTCTAGAGGATAAAACAAGCGGTAAAAGGAAGTCCAAGCTGGATCCAAACATTAGTAGCGGCGAGAAGAGTGAAATTAAGGATAGGGAAAGGAAAGGATCTATATCGAAGAAATCGGAAAAGAAGCAATTTTTGGCCATCGAAGACACTGCTAGTAAAGAGTTAGCTAAGAAAATGGAGGAAAGAAGTGCGAAgaaaaaaagacaaaagaaattgaaagagGATTTCGAAGCAGCACTAAAGGATGCGCTCACTAAAACAACAGTACCAGCTGAACCTATTAAAGAAAGTGCCAACCCTACAGAAAACATAGTTGCAATGCTGGAAGAAAGTAAATTACAAGACAGTGTTGCCGCTGACACTGTTTGTACAACTGATGTTGAAGACAAGAAGAGTACTGTAGAGGAGGATCAAGTCACTAGGGCTACTGAAACTACAGTAGACAATGAGCTTGAGGAGGAACCAGATCCGTTGAAGGACATTGAGAAATTCATTGAAGATGGCGTCAACTTGCTCAAACGTGGGTATAAGATTGATGACGACAGTGTAGATGAAGTTATTTGTCCGAAAACACATCTCCAAAAAGAAGAATATAAATCGGATGTTACAGAAAATGAAGAAAAGCCATCTACTGCGGTGCTGGAAGGCATGACAACGCCTAATGAAAGCATATCTGGCGATATAACGCCAGTTGACAAATCCTTCGAAGAAGTTTCTAACACGCTCCCTCAGAATATTTATTACGACACCCCGGCTGATACACCAGTAGCAACGCCGACAACCACACCGCCACCAAAAAGCCCTATTCATGATCAAGCAATTGACGAGATAACTGGTGTTCGGCGTTCTCATCGCATCAAACAGATAACAAAGATGCCGAAGGCGCTTGTGGGTCGCGGGTTGGTGCGCGAAAAAGAGCGGTTCTCAATAAAAGACGATGTTGAAATGAAAACTCACTATAGTTTGGATGATCATCTGACGGATTTGGCGCAAGTGGAGGCAAAGAATGCTAAGTTCCTAAAAGAAATGGAAGAACGTCTGAGTAACTTTCATGTCATTAAAGAGAATGAGTACAAATGTGAGCGTGTCGTGAGTAGAGAAGCACGCAAGATGTTGTGTGATTGTTTCTTGACAGCCGAAGAGGAAGAGCGTGGTGAGTTGGGCTGTGGTGAAGATTGCTTGAATCGTTTATTGATGATCGAATGTGGACCCGATTGTAATGTGAAAGTTCGCTGTACAAATAAACGCTTTCAGAAACTGCTCTGTTCACCATGCCGAGTCTTTCGAACGGAAAAGAAGGGCTTCGGTATAATGGCTGACATTGAGATATTACCTGGTGAATTTATTATGGAATATGTCGGTGAGGTAATCGATGGCGATGAGTTTGAGCAGCGGCGTACTGCATATTCGTTGGACAAAAACCGTCACTATTACTTTATGGCATTACGAAGCGATGCCATAATCGATGCCACAATTAAGGGTAACATTTCACGCTTCATTAATCATTCCTGCGATCCCAATGCGGAAACTCAGAAGTGGACTGTAAATGGTGAACTACGAATTGGGTTCTTCAGTCGTAAGTCCATTATGCCAGGTGAAGAAATTACGTTCGACTACCAGTATCAACGTTACGGCAGGGAGGCACAACGTTGTTATTGCGAGTCGGCTAACTGTCGTGGTTGGATAGGTGAAGAACCCAATTCGGATGAGGGTGAACAAATCGATGACGACAACGATGCGGATAATTCGGCAGATGGCAGCGATGATGAGGATAGTGATGACAGCACAGCTGATGGCGAAGATGTACATAAAAAACTAGATGCATCAAGCAAATCACTAATAAGTTCAGAGGATGGTAAAATAAAGTTGGATGAAAAATCGGATAGCGCGGGTAAGGACAAGAAGAAAAAAGTGGGTGAAGATGCAGAGGCTAAGCTGAAAAAGCTCACGGGCAAATCTGCTGATAAAGCAGCGCGAAAAAAGAAACCCAGTAAAGAAAAGAAGGATAAGAGACTGCGTAAATCTGCTACTGGTGAGCAATCGAAAACGTCGCGTTATTTGGAAGATCCGGACATCGAAGATGAGGTTAAATTCCTTAGCCGTGGCGGGCTGAGAAACCAATCGGACACGTTGCGGTTTTCACGTTTGGTCGTACGCGCCAAATTGCCGCAGACTCGTCTCAATCTGCTGAAAATTCTCCGCAATGCCGATTTGCCATGTCGCCGACTGTTCTTGGACTATCATGGACTGCGTTTGCTGCATGGCTGGATGAGCGAAGACGGTGGTGATATGGCGATTCGCTTGTCACTCCTAGAGGCGCTGGAAAGTTTGCCAATAGCAAACAAGACTGTGCTCACTGACAGTAAAGTCTATCAGAGCGTACGAAATTGGTGTGGCAATGCGTTGTCCATCTGCAGTGTGCCGGCTGGCAATGCATCATCTCCAAGCGATGAGTCGTCGAAGGAAAGCACAAGTAGTAATTCACATACGGAGATAGCTAGTGGACAGGAGGTACCTTCGGAATTGCAGAAGTTGGCTGTGAAACTAACCACTGCATGGAATAGTTTGCCAGAAATTTTCCGCATACCGAAACGTGAGCGCATCGAACAAATGAAAGAGCACGAACGGGAGGCTGATCGGCAGTTTGCCGAAGCTTCCATCGACAGTAATCGTTCTGTTCTAAGTGATCGTTATCAGCGCGATCGTTTCGGACGCGGCCCAACCACTTCTCGTTTTTCCAAACCATGTTTCAGTAAAGACAATCGCAACAATAATATAACCGTTGTAGGCTCAATGCCAGGCGGAGACCCACGTCGACGTACGGCGCACGATCATCATGATGGTATAAAGCATTTGTCAAAGGCACAGAGACGAGAGATGTTTGCTGCAAAG gtgGCACGCGACGAAGCCGAAAAGCGTTTGGCTGAAGAGCGTAGAGAATTCGAAACAAAATGTCGTTTCTTTGGTTTGGACCCCAAGAAAACACGCTCGCAGGATGTTCCTTTCTGCGTAGACCCTTCAACAGGTCAATGGTATTCTATTGCCCGCCAACCTATCCCCACTCCACCTTGCTACGCACACGTGCAGGTGCAGCCAAAATCCAAATCTACCGATCCTGACGATTACAAGTTGCCTGTAGTTGTTGCCACCTTGCCGCGCCAATGGAAATACGCCATCACAAACTTAGGCCAAATTTATTACTACCATACTAAGCAAAAAATATCGCAATGGCACCCGCCAACGCTTGAACAATTGCACGCTGCAGCCGAGGAAGATGACAGTTCAGACAGCGAGTCCTGTGAGGAAGCTAAACAGGCAAATGAGAGCAGCGAGGATGATGACGTACTCTTAG GAATGGATGAGGCGCAACTCAAAGCTTTCATCGATAAGAAGGTAGAAAATCGTAGGCATAAGCGTTACGGTCGTTTGGTGGATTCGCGTCCGATTAGT CCCCGAAAGGAGGAAGATCGCATCTACAATCAAATAGAGATGCGTAAATACAAagagaataaagaaaaaatacgcaAACGTAAGGAAGAAATACGGCGTAAGCGCGCTGAAGCACTCAAAGCTGCAGCTATCGGTGGCGTAAATCCCAACATCGTTGCAGACAGCTTAAATATCGACGCTACGAAATCCAAAAATGGCGAAGACTCCAATGAACCAGATGGCGTAATACCCATACAAGACTATTTGCTCTCATCCGATGAGGAGGAGATTATGAAGGAGGAATGCAACAACAGCCcacttttggaaaaaatcgtGCAAGGCGATAAGATTGTCGACGAATTGGATGCGCTCACAACAAAGCGTGCGCTCAAGCGCACATTACCGCCCCATCGGGAACCCAGCGCACAGGCAGGCCAGAGTAATGTCAGTGGTAGTAGTAGCGGTAGTGGCGGTGGCAGTGAGCATAAGCGACGAAAATCGGATAAGAAAGATAAAAG caAAAAGAGCAAGGACTCGGATTCCAAGTATCGTCGCACTAAGGAAAAGTTCCGCTGTGAAATAGCCGGTATTATTGTGCAACACTTAAAGCCATATCGCAAGGAATCGTGCACGCTCGCTCGTATTCAGAGTGATGAAGATTTCAATCATCTCGCGCGAAAG CTCACACATTTTGTGATGGTTAAAGAGTTGAAATACTGTGAGTCTGTTGGTCAGACTTTGGTCGTAACCGAATCTGTTAAGAATAAATCCCGCGAATTCATTAAAAAGTACATGGCGAAGTATGGCGGCATGTACGTGAAACCCGCAAATGATCCGGAATTTAAGGAGATTCCATTTactatttaa
- the LOC126759101 gene encoding CTD nuclear envelope phosphatase 1 homolog: MFSFVQMNFSALSVLLSRVWTCICFMFNRQVRSIVQYQPVKYELFPLSPVSRHRLSIVQRKTLVLDLDETLIHSHHSAMSRNTVKPGTPHDFTVKVIIDHHPVRFFVHKRPHVDYFLDVVSQWYDLVIFTASMEIYGAAVADKLDNGRNILRRRYYRQHCTPDFSSYTKDLSAICSDLNRIFIIDNSPGAYRCFPNNAIPIRSWFSDPMDVALLSLLPMLDALRFTKDVRSVLSRNLHLHRLW, translated from the exons ATGTTTTCTTTCGTACAAATGAACTTCAGCGCTTTATCAGTACTACTGTCAAGAGTGTGGACATGCATCTGTTTTATGTTCAACAGACAAGTTCGCTCG aTTGTTCAATATCAACCAGTCAAATATGAACTCTTCCCATTATCACCGGTGTCCAGACATCGCCTTAGTATAGTGCAACGGAAAACACTTGTTTTGGATCTGGATGAAACGCTCATACATTCACACCACAGCGCGATGTCACGAAATACCGTGAAGCCTGGTACACCTCATGACTTCACGGTAAAAGTAATTATTGACCATCATCCAGTTCGCTTTTTCGTTCATAAACGGCCTCATGTAGACTATTTTTTGGATGTG GTTTCACAATGGTATGACCTAGTTATATTTACAGCCAGTATGGAGATTTATGGCGCTGCAGTTGCTGATAAACTGGACAACGGACGTAATATTTTGCGTCGTCGTTATTATCGTCAGCATTGCACACCTGATTTCAGCTCTTACACCAAAGATTTATCTGCTATCTGCAGTGATTTGAATAGa atattcataaTTGACAATTCACCTGGCGCATATCGTTGCTTTCCTAATAACGCGATACCTATAAGGAGTTGGTTCTCCGACCCAATGGACGTTGCGCTGCTATCACTTCTTCCAATGCTGGACGCCTTGCGGTTTACAAAAGACGTGCGTTCAGTTTTGTCAAGAAATTTACATTTGCATCGTTTATGGTAG